In the genome of Streptomyces sp. P3, the window GACGGTCGGCCAGGCCCCCACCACCACCGTGCTCGGCTCCTCACCCCAGCCGTCCGTGACGGGCCAGCCGGTCACCTTCACCGCGACCGTCACACCGGACACCGCCGGGGCGGACCTGCCGACCGGCAACGTGATCTTCGACTTCGGGGACGGTACGGCGCCGGCCACCGCCCCCGTCCACGACGGCACGGCCGTGATCGTCCACGCCTACACCGCCAGCGGCGGCCCGTACACGGTCACCGCCGCCTTCGACGACGGGGACAACTTCGCCGGCTCCACCACGACGGCCACCCACACCGTGCAACAGGCACCGACCACGATCGAGGTGGTCTCCGCACCGGATCCGTCCGTGGTGGGCCAGCCGGTCACCTTCACCGCCACCGTCACCCCCGTCACCGCCGGGGGGGGGCACCCCCACCGGCACCGTCACCTTCGACTTCGGTGACGCCGCCGCCCCGCTCACCGCCCCCCTCACCAACGGCACCGCCACCGTCACCCGCCCCTACACCGACCGAAACGACGCCCCCTACACCCTCACCGCGACCTACGGCGCAGACACCGACTTCGCGGGCTCCAGCGGCACGGACACGCACACCGTGAACCGGGCGCCGACCCTGACGGCGCTGGGTTCGTCGCCGGATCCGTCCGTGGTGGGCCAGCCGGTCACCTTCACCGCCACCGTCACCCCCGTCACCGCCGGGGCCGGCACCCCCACCGGCACCGTCACCTTCGACTTCGGTGACGCCGCCACCCCGCTCACCGCCCCCCTCATCAACGGCACCGCCACCGTCACCCGCCCCTACACCACCAGATCCAGCGGCCTGTTCACCGTCACCGCCGCCTACAACGCCAGCAACAGCTTCGCCGGGTCCAGCACAACCGGCCCCCACACCGTGCACCGGGCACTGTCAGCCACCACGGTCGTCTCCTCCCCGGACCCCTCACGCCCCGGACACAACGCGACCGCGACGGCGACCGTCACCGCCGTTTCGCCGGGAGCGGGCACCCCCACCGGCTCCGTCAGCTTCACCATCGGCAACCGCACCCCGCTCACCCTCCCTCTCGTCAACGGGGCCGCCAGCACCACCATCACCCCCTGAACGTCGGCACCCACCCCATCACCGTCGCCTACACCGGCAGCGCCGACTTCGCCACGTCCACCGGCACCGACACCCACACCGTCACCCCCTGAACCGCACCCCGATCAACGAAGCGGCCGCCGAGCCGCACCGGCCGGCCCCGCCGCCGGGACGGCCGCACTCACGCCGTGGAGCAGCCGTGCCGCGGGCATACCTGTCTGCGCAGTGCCCACAGGGCGACCGGCACCCCGGTGGCCACGAGTGCCGCAGCGGTGCACAGCCCTGCCTGATAACCCGTCAGGAAGGCGTGCTCGGCGTCAACGCTGGTCGACGACACCGAACGCTGCACCAACGTCACGATCAGACCGACCGCGGCGATGCCGAAGACCCCCGAGGCCTCACGTGTGGCGCTGAACAGTCCGGCGGCGATCCCGGAAAGGCCTTCCGGAGAGGCCTCCAGAGCCCGGGTGGTCAGCGGAACGGCCAGGGCCGAGCCGACGCCGATCGCCGCCAGCCCGGGAAGGAGCGCCACGGCGTCGCGGCGCCCGCTCCCCAGCGCCACCAGCAGCAGTCCCGCGGAGACGAAGAAGAGACCCGCGGCGGACACCCGCCCGTCCCCCCAGCGGCGAGCCAGCCGAGTGACGAACGGAGCGGTCACCAACAGAGCCAGAGCCACCGGCGTGAACAGCAGCCCGGCGGATGTGGGGCTCAGGCGCAGCACATTTTGAATGAACAGTGTGGTGAAAAAATAGACGCCGCTGACCCCTAACCCCCAGAGCAGCTGGCTGATGATGCCGCCGGTGAAGGCGCGCCGGCCGAACAGCACTTTGACGGTGGACCGCCGGTGAGACGACGGCTTCAACCCGAGCAGAAGCAACGACAGGACGGACAGCACGCCGACGATGGCGACACGGGGAGCGGTGAACCCGTCACGGGGCCCCTCGATCAGGCAGTAGGACAGTCCGCCGAGGGGGAGACAGAACAGCGCCACCATACGCAAAGGAGTGGCAGGCACGTCAACGGCCGGCCCCGTCGAAGAAGACGACAGCGAAGGCACCCACACGACGGCGAAGAGCACACACACGACCCCGACGGGAATGTTGATCGCGAACAGCCAGTTCCATCCCAGCCGCTCCGTGATCAGTCCGGACAGGATGGGACCGCTCGCCAGAGCTGAGGCCAGAGCGACCGTGAGAGCGGCGATGCCGCCGCTTCTGGAACGCGGCGCAAGGTCGTGCGACAGCACGGCCAGGGACGCCGGTGAAACCAAAGCGGCTCCCACCCCCTGCAACCCCCGGCCCGCGATCAGCGCCCCCGCATGCTCCGCCACGCTGCACACCGCCGACGACAGCGTGAAAACGGCCACGCCGACGATCAGGGTCAGCCGGCGGCCTCGCCTGTCCGTCAGATGACCTCCGAACAGAAGAGAACTGGCATACGTGAGCGGGTAGACAGCCGCCACCCACTTCAGACCCGACTCGTCCAGGCCCAATTCCCTCTGGATCTGCGGCAGGGCGACGTTGACGACCGTGCTGTCCAGGGCCGTCATGAACGAGGGCAGGACGACGGCCGCAAGCATGCCGATATGGCGCAGTCGGCTCATTGATCAGCCCCGTGAGTCGGCCCGGCCCGATGACGACGATCGCCGCAGCTCAACCGGTGCAGTCGATCCTCGGTGAGAGATCACCGGCCCTCAAAACCGACACGCCGAAGACCGTGCCCGCGTCCGACGCCACCCGCCAGTGAGAAGCCGTCGGACACCCCCCGTCCCGCGCCTGCCCCCCGACCGGCCGGCCCCGGCCCGGGGCAGTGAAATCCGGTGACAGCACAGGCAACCGCTACGCGCCCGGGTGGCAGCTGCCGCGAGAGCCCGGGCAGCATGTGCGCCGGCGGCCAGGAGCACTGACCCGGCGGATGCCGGAGCACACCTGTGCTCATCTTCCGGCCGCTGCCGACGCCTGTCGCGAACAGGCCCCTCACCCCGGCCGGACCCCCGGCCCCAGCCGGCAGGACCGGCCGACCGGCAATCGACCCGACACGGAGGAAAACCGCACCCCACGAGGGCAGCGACGGAATGACAGGTGCTCGCTGCGCCCCTGTGGCGTGTCACCCGGGTCCCGGCTCACGGGTGTGTTTCCCTGATCTTTACGCGCGACCGCTGCAGGTAGGTGTGGACCGCGACTCGTACGGCCGGCTCGTGCAAGCACCTCGCAGATGCATGTCTGCCCCGGGGCCGACCAGACATCCTTCGCTCCTGTCCGACACAACGAAGGCTTGGTGACTCAGTGCCGTCATTTGTGGGAGATACGCTCAGCCACTCTCTGGCTCAGTCGGCAGCGCAGGCGCCCAACATGACGGCCTTCACCTTCGTGGACTTCAGCGCCGACAGGGACGGCACTGCACACGAGCTGACATGGAGACAGCTCGAGGACAAGGTCCGGGCAACCGCGAAGGGTCTGCGTCACATGGGGGCGGCCGGTGAGCGAGTGGCCATCGTCGCCCCCCAGGGTTTGGACTACGTCGTCGGCTTCCTCGCGGCTGCCTGCGCCGGAGCGATCGCGGTCCCCCTGTTCCCGCCCTCCCTGCCCGGGCACAGCGAAAAGCTGGCCTCCTCCCTGAACGACGCCGCTCCCATGCTGACCCTGTGCACCCAGGAGCAGCGCGCCTCGGTCGAAGCGTTCGGCGCCGAGCACAGCGTCCCCCCAGGCATGCACATCACGACCCTGTCGGACCTTCAGGAATACGCCGCCGACGGCGGGCAGGAGCCGCACCCGCCCGTCGGACCCGAGGACTGCGCCTACCTGCAGTACACGTCGGGATCGACACGCATCCCGTCCGGGGTGGAGATCACACACGCCAACGTCTGCGCCAATGCCCGCCAGGCGCTGGAAGCCTACGACATCCGCCCCCACCGCAACTGCACCGTCGGATGGCTGCCGCTCTACCACGACATGGGCCTGGTACTGATGGTCGTGCTGCCGGTGATCGGCGGTGTTTCCTCGGTCCTCATGGATCCGGCGGCATTCGTCCAGCAGCCTGTCCGCTGGCTGCGCCTGCTCACCCGGCACAGCGGCGCCCTGACGGCGGCGCCGAACTTCGCCTACGACTACTGCGTGCAGCGCGTACCCGACAGCGAGCGCGCCGGCCTGTCCCTGGGGTCCGTGGCCGCGATGGTCAACGGCAGCGAACCGATCCGCAGCCGGACGCTGGCCCGCTTCCAGGAGGCCTTCGGCCCCCACGGCATGCGCACCGTGATCATGCGCCCCTCCTACGGCCTGGCGGAGGCGACGGTGTTCGTCTCCACCTCTCCCCAGGAGGAAGAGCCCACGGTCACCGTCTTCGACCGCAACATGCTGGCGCAGGGCACGGCCCGTGTCGTCGAGCCCGCACAAGGCTCGCCCACCAGCGAGCTGGTCGCCTGCGGCCGGCCGGTCACTCAGGACATCGCCATCGTCGACCCCGTGACATGCCGCCGCCAGGAAGACGGCACGGTCGGCGAGATCTGGATCAAAGGGCCCAACGTCGGACGCGGATACTGGGGCCGCCCCAAGGAGACCGGCGAGATCTTCCACGCCGTTCTGGACGGAGACGACCCGTACCGGCCGGACCAACACTGGCTTCGCAGCGGCGACTTGGGACTGTGGCACGACAAGCAGCTCTATGTGACGGGCCGCACCAAGGACCTGGTGATCATCGACGGCACCAACCACTACCCGCACGACATCGAGGAAACCGTGCAGAACGCGCACACCGCCATCCGCCGCCACCACTGCGCGGCCTTCGCCGTCAGTACCGACGAGACAGAAAAGCTCGTCATCGTCGCCGAGCACGCGCGCGACCTCACCGACCCCGACTCCGTGCGCGCGGAAGTCGCCCGCGCCGTGCGCGCAGCCGTCGCCCGCAGCCACGCGATCGCCGTCCACGACTTCGTGTTCGCGGCACCCGACACCGTGCCGCACACGACCAGCGGCAAGGTCGCCCGCCCGGCCTGCCGCGAAAGGTACCTGCGAGGCCAGTGGCCGGCGAAGCCGGCACAGCGGAAGGGAACCGACGGCGCATGACCGCAGCAGGTCGACAGGACGACACCCCGGCGGCACACGTTGCGCTTCCCGGCGCCGGCACCCCCCACACCCCACCCGACCCGGCAGAGCTGCGCGTCGTGCTGCGCGAACTCGTCGCGAGCATGTGCGGCGTGCCGGCCGGCGAACTCCAGGACACACGCCCGCTGCCCGAGTACGGCCTCACCTCACGCGACGCGGTCGACCTCAGCGGCCGTCTCGAAGACTTACTGAACACCTCGCTTCCCACCACGCTGCTGTGGGAGAACCCCACCATCGAAGCACTCCTTCACCACCTGGCCCCACCGCAAGAACCGGGCCAGGACCGGCGGACCGCGCCCGAGGACGACACACCGGCCGCCGATGCCGTACCGATCGCGGTGGTGGGCATCGGATGCCGCCTTCCCGGCAAGATCAACGGCCCTGAGGCGTTCTGGCAGCAGCTGCTCGCCGGCACCGACGCGGTGGGCCGGGTTCCCGACCGCCGCTGGCGGGACTTCGACAACGGCACAGCCGACACCGCCGCCGTACTGGAACGCACCTGCCGATGGGGGGGATTCCTGGACGACGTCGAAGGCTTCGACGCCGACTTCTTCGGCATCACCCCGCGCGAAGCCGAAGTCATGGATCCCCAGCAGCGCCTCCTGCTCGAGGTGGGCTGCGAGGCCCTCGACCACGCGGGGATCGGCGCCGAAACCCTGCAAGGCACCGCCACCGGCGTCTTCGTCGGCATCAGCGCACTGGAATACGGGCAGCTGACCACCGCGGACGTCCGCCGCGTCACGGCCTGGACCAGCACCGGAGCAGCAGGCAGCATCGTCGCCAACCGCATGTCCTACCTGCTGGACCTGCGCGGGCCGAGCATGACCATCGATTCCGCCTGCTCGTCGTCCCTGGTCGCCGTTCACCAGGCGTGTCGCAGCCTGCGCAGCGCAGAGAGCCACACGGCGCTGGCCGCGGGCATCAACGTGATGCTGTCCCCGGCCACCACCGCCACCTTCGACCAGGCCGGCGCACTGGCCGCCGACGGCAGATGCAAACCCTTCGACGCCGGCGCCGACGGCATCACGAGAGGAGAAGGCTGCGGCGTCGTCGTCCTGAAGAGACTGCCCGACGCCCACCGCGACGGTGACCGCATCCTCGCCGTCATCCGCGGCAGCGCCGTCAACTCCGACGGCCGCTCGGCCGGACTCATGGCCCCCAACCCCCACGCCCAGCGCGCCCTGCTGCGCAGCGCCCTGCGCGACGCCCGGGTCCAGGCGGCCGACGTCGACTACGTCGAGGCCCACGGCACCGGCACCCTCCTGGGCGACCCCATCGAGGCGGACGCCCTCGGCGACGTGCTGGGACAGGGACGCACGAGCGACCGTCCGCTGCTGATCGGATCCGTCAAGAGCAACCTCGGACACCTCGAAGGCGCGGCAGGCATCGTCGGCCTGATCAAGACCGTGCTCTCCCTCCACCACGGCCGACTGCCCGCCACCCTGCACTTCCACCGCCCCAACCCGCACATCGACTTCACAGCCCTGGCACTGCGCGTCGTCACCGAGCCGACGCCCTGGCCCCACCGCCCGCACCGGCCGGCCCTGGCCGGAGTGTCCGCCTTCGGATTCGGAGGCACCAACGCACACGTCGTCCTGGAACAGGCACCACCACAGGCCATGACAGCGCGTGACGAGAACCCGACCGCGCACGACGAAACCGCTGACAGCGCCGCTCCCCACGTCCTGCTCGTCACCGCGCGCTCCAAGGACCGCCTGCGCGACGTCGCCACGAGCCTCGCACACCGGCTGGCGTCCAAGGACGCACCCCCTCTCACCGACCTCGCCCACACCCTCGCGCACCTCGGCCGCGGCCCCGTCAGCGCGGCCGTCGTGGGAAGAACCACCGGTGACCTGGTGGGCGCGCTGGCCGCACTCGTACGGGAGGAGTCCGTGCCCGGCGTCATCGAGGCCGGCACGAGGGCCCAGCGGCCCGGCTCGCGCCGTGCGGTCTTCGTCTTCTCCGGCTACGGCTCCCAGTGGAGCGGCATGGGACGCCGCCTGCTGCAGGACGAACAGGCCTTCGCCGCCTCCGTGACCCGGATGGACCCTGCCTTCGCAGCGGAGCTGGGCACCTCCCTCACCGACCTGATCACGCAGGAACAGAGCACCAGCGTGGACCGCGTCCAGCCGCTCCTGTTCGGACTGCAGATCGCGCTCGCCGACACCCTGCGCGCGCACGGCGTCACACCGGCCGCAGTGATCGGCCACTCGATGGGAGAGGTCGGCGCGGCCGTCATCGCCGGCGCACTGACGCTGCGCGACGGCCTGCGGGTGATGCATCACCGCTCGCTGCACCTCACCGGCATCGACGAGGAACACGCAGGCGCCATGGCAGCGATCGAACTGCCCGACGACGAACGCGCCGAAGTCCTCAGCCGCTACCCCGGCGTCGACATCGCGGTGCACGCCTCACCCCGCCGGTGCACCGTCGCCGGGCCGAGCGGCCCCGTCCGGCAGCTGACCGAAGACCTCACGGCGCACGGGCGACTGGCCCGCCTGCTCGCCGTGGGCGGAGCCGGCCACTCCCGCGCCGTCGACCCCATCCTGCCGGCGCTGCGCGAAGCCCTCGGCCCCCTTGAGGCGCGTACACCCGCCCTCGCCTGGTACAGCACCGTGCTCGACGACCCCCGCGCGCCGGTCCGCCCCGACGCGGACTACTGGTGCGCCAACGCACGCCGGCCCGTGCGTTTCGAGCAGGCGGTGACGGCCGCTGCCGCGGACGGCCACGATCTCTTCGTCGAGATCGCCCCGCAACCCGTCGCGGCCGTCCCGCTCGCCGAAACCCTCGCCGCCGTATCCCCGCACGACGCCCTCGTGGTGCCCACCCTGCACAAGAACGGCGACGACACGGTCAGCCTGTTCACCGCACTGACCCGGCTCCACCTCGCCGGTGTCACCGGTCCGGGCCAGGCACTGTGGCCCAGCGGCAAGCGCGCACCGGTGCCCACCCCGCCGTGGCGCCACGTCAGACACTGGTTCACCGCCGGCAGAGCGTCCAGCGGCACGCCCGCCCGCGGCGGCCACGCACTGATCGGCCTGCGGGTGGACGACCCGGTGACCGCACGGACCCTGTGGCACGGGGACGTGGGTACCGCCCAGGACCGGCAGCAGCCCCGAAAGCTGCACGGACGGCCCGTACTGAGCCTGTCGGACTGCGCGCAGTTGCTGTTCGCCGCGGCCGTGGACATGAGCCGCAGCGATCTGACGGCGGTGCGCATCGAAGACCTCGTCGTGCACCGGTGGCTGGCGCTGTCCGCCAGCACCCCCATCACGACCGTGTGGCAGCCGGCCGGCCCCCACCGGGCAGCCGTTTCCATCCACTCCCGGTCCGCCGCGGGCACGTGGCTGTGCCACGCCTCGGCTCGCGTGGTGAGCGCACCGCACCGCCTCGAAGACGACCGCCCCCACGACGCGGACACCGCGCCCCCTCTTCACTGGCAGGCCGGCACCGACGCGCAGCCGGCGCCGGGCCGGCGTGCGCTGGCACACCTCCTCGACGTCCTGCTGCACGCACCGGCCGCCATGGAGCCGGCCGCAGCGGACCGCAATCCCCGCGAGCCGGTACCGGCCGGCGAGCACGCTCCCTCCTCACTGCGATCGCTGCAGCTGCAGCGCACCGCGGTCGACGACGAGTACCACATCCGGTGCGAGCTCTCGGCATCCGGCCAGGGCCCCGCAGATGACGAACACGACCCCCACCCCCAGGACGGCTGCTGGGACATCCGGGCGGCAAGCGGGTCGGGCCAGGCGGACATCGAGGCCCGCGGGGTGCAGATGCGGCCCGTCCAGCGCAGCGAAGTGCCGGCCCCCCTGGACCACATCACCTATGACATCCAGTGGACGAAGACCGGCGCCGGCGTACCGCGCCCGCCGCACTCCCTCCTGCTGTTGACCGACCCCCGGGACGCCGATCGCCATCAGCTCGCCGCCCCCCTCGCGGCAGCCCTCGACGCCAAAGACATGAACGTCACCACCGGCGAGTACCACGACGACACGATCGCCGCCCTCCTGGACGACTGGCGGCACCGGGCCGGCACCGGCCGGACAGCCGTCGCCATGCTCTTCAACAGCCGCCCGCCGGCATCCGAGACGACATTGCACGAAGTGCAGGCGGCCGCACACGTGGCACGCCTTCTGCTCTCGGCGCCGCCGCAGACACCGCCTCCCCGCCTGTGGCTGGTGACCCGCAATGCCGTCTGCGCGGCACCGGGCGAAGCACCGCATCCCGACCAGGCCTGTCTGCGCGGCCTCATTCGCGCCATGGCCCTTGAACGCCCCGAACTCCGGGCCTGCCTGGTCGACATCGCCGCGCAGCCCGCCCTGGTGGACGCCCTGGTGGACGACCTCGTCCAAGAACTCCTCGCCGACGGCGACGCCGACGAGGTCGCCTGGCGTGCCGGAACCCGCCTCGTGGCCCGCCTGTCACCGGCCGACCTGAGCGAACCGTACGACAACGTGCCCTTCGCCCGTCCCGACGGCGCCTACATCCTCACCGGCGGACTCACCGGGCTGGGCCTGGCCACGGCCAGGCGGCTGGCCGAACACGGAGCAGGCCGTATCGTGCTCAACGGCCGCCGCGCCCCCGGTCCGCAGGCCGAACAGGCCCTGAGGGAACTGGCCGACCTGGGCACCTCGGTGAGCGTCGTCCAGGGCGATATCGCCGACCTCGACGTGGCACCACGCCTGGTGGCGGCCGCTGAGGCCGACGGCCACGTGCTGCGGGGCGTCGCCCACGCCGCCGGCGTCCTTCACGACCGCATTGTCACCGACCTGCAGCCCCGCGACATCGCCGAGGTCTTCAGGCCCAAAGTCATCGGCGCGCTGCGGCTCGAAGCCGCTACAGACGATCACGACCTCGACTGGTGGCTCTCCTACAGCTCCGCTGCCGCCCTGTTCGGCTCGCCCGGACAGGCGGCCTACGCGGCGGCCAACGCCTGGCTGGACGCCATGGCGCACCGGCGGCGAGCCGCCGGCCGCCCCGCGACCGCCATCGCGTGGGGGCCGTGGGCGCAGGTCGGTGGCGCCCCGGACAACCCGGCACTGCCGCTGGAACCCATCGGCCTGGCCGAGGGGCTGGACGCCCTGCAGGCACTGCTCACCTGCGGGCGGCCCTACACGGGCGTGGTTCACCTCGACGCCCTCCAGGCCCTCCAGGCCTTCCCCGGCCTGCAAGCCCTGCCGTTCTTCGCCGACGTGCTGTCGGACGAGGCCGGCCCCGGCGAGGACTGGGTCGGCCCCCAGGGCATCGCCGGACTCGGCGACGCAGCCGCCCGAAGAGTCCTGGAACGGCTGGCCGAACGCACGGCGGCGGTCATGGGATTCGCGGCACACGACCTGAACGACGACGTCGCGCTGACGGACCTCGGCCTGGACTCCCTGATGACGGTGCGTATCCAGAACGCGGCCCGCCACGACTTCGCGGTGGAAGTACCCCCGACGCTCTTGCTGCGCGGGGCGACTCTGCGCGACCTCGGTGCCGCGGTGCTCAGCGAACTCCAACTGCGGCCTGCCGGCCCGGCGTCGCCCGCACAGCCGCCCCCCGCGGCCCAGGACCGGCCGCGCCCTGCCGCCCACGGCACCCCTCCGCCGCTGCCCACCGCCATCGGCCCCCGGGACGCAGCCGAACGCCTCGTGGCGAGTGTGTGGGGTCACGTCCTGGGCGTTCGCCCCGACAGCGTCGACGACGACTTCGTCGCCGTATGCGGCGGCCCGCACGCGGTGCGCGCCCTCACCGAGGGCATCCGCCGGCGCCTGGGCGACACCGACGTCGCCCTTACCGAGGAACAGGTCCTGGACGGTCCCACCGTCGCCGCCATCGCAGACCTCATCCGGCCCGCGGTCAACGGCACCGGCAACCTGATCGTGCGCACGCTTCGCCAGGCCCCGCAGGGCAGCCGCCGCCCGCCCCTGTTCACCTTCCACCCCGCCGGCGGGCCCACCTCGGTCTACCGCCCCCTGGTCCAGCTGCTCCGCGCCGATCAGAGCGTCTACGGCTTCGAGCGCGTCGACGAGGCCGCCTCGCTGGAGGAGAAGGCCACCCGGTACCTGGGGATCATCAAAGACCTTCAGCCCGAAGGCCCCTACCGTCTGCTGGGCTGGTCCTTCGGAGGCTGCCTGGCCTACGAAGTGGCCTGTCAGCTCCGCGAACAGGGCCAGGAGGTGGGCTTCCTGGGACTGATCGACACCATCCTGCCCGCGGCGCTGCCCGGCCTGGACTCACAGATGCTGCTCGAGCGCTTCGGCCGATTCGTCGAATACATCGAGCACACCTACGGACACCGGCTGGAACTTCCCTACGAGGAACTCGCCGGCACCGCCGACGAGGAACAGATCGACGTCGTCATGCGGCTGCTGACCGAGGCCGGCATCAGCATGAGCCAGGGCATCCTCGAGCATCAGCGGACCTCGTACATCGACGCACGGGTGGGGGAGCGCTACCGGCCCAGGCCCTACGAAGGGCACGTGGTGCTCTACCGGGCGCAGGAGGCGCAGGCGCTGACGACGGCCCTGGACCCCCGCTATCTGCGCTCCGAGGCGGACCTGGGATGGGCGCCGCTGTGCCCCTCGCTCGAGGTCGTCCCCGTCCAGG includes:
- a CDS encoding Ig-like domain-containing protein, coding for MNRAPTLTALGSSPDPSVVGQPVTFTATVTPVTAGAGTPTGTVTFDFGDAATPLTAPLINGTATVTRPYTTRSSGLFTVTAAYNASNSFAGSSTTGPHTVHRALSATTVVSSPDPSRPGHNATATATVTAVSPGAGTPTGSVSFTIGNRTPLTLPLVNGAASTTITP
- a CDS encoding MFS transporter, with product MSRLRHIGMLAAVVLPSFMTALDSTVVNVALPQIQRELGLDESGLKWVAAVYPLTYASSLLFGGHLTDRRGRRLTLIVGVAVFTLSSAVCSVAEHAGALIAGRGLQGVGAALVSPASLAVLSHDLAPRSRSGGIAALTVALASALASGPILSGLITERLGWNWLFAINIPVGVVCVLFAVVWVPSLSSSSTGPAVDVPATPLRMVALFCLPLGGLSYCLIEGPRDGFTAPRVAIVGVLSVLSLLLLGLKPSSHRRSTVKVLFGRRAFTGGIISQLLWGLGVSGVYFFTTLFIQNVLRLSPTSAGLLFTPVALALLVTAPFVTRLARRWGDGRVSAAGLFFVSAGLLLVALGSGRRDAVALLPGLAAIGVGSALAVPLTTRALEASPEGLSGIAAGLFSATREASGVFGIAAVGLIVTLVQRSVSSTSVDAEHAFLTGYQAGLCTAAALVATGVPVALWALRRQVCPRHGCSTA
- a CDS encoding fatty acyl-AMP ligase, which gives rise to MGDTLSHSLAQSAAQAPNMTAFTFVDFSADRDGTAHELTWRQLEDKVRATAKGLRHMGAAGERVAIVAPQGLDYVVGFLAAACAGAIAVPLFPPSLPGHSEKLASSLNDAAPMLTLCTQEQRASVEAFGAEHSVPPGMHITTLSDLQEYAADGGQEPHPPVGPEDCAYLQYTSGSTRIPSGVEITHANVCANARQALEAYDIRPHRNCTVGWLPLYHDMGLVLMVVLPVIGGVSSVLMDPAAFVQQPVRWLRLLTRHSGALTAAPNFAYDYCVQRVPDSERAGLSLGSVAAMVNGSEPIRSRTLARFQEAFGPHGMRTVIMRPSYGLAEATVFVSTSPQEEEPTVTVFDRNMLAQGTARVVEPAQGSPTSELVACGRPVTQDIAIVDPVTCRRQEDGTVGEIWIKGPNVGRGYWGRPKETGEIFHAVLDGDDPYRPDQHWLRSGDLGLWHDKQLYVTGRTKDLVIIDGTNHYPHDIEETVQNAHTAIRRHHCAAFAVSTDETEKLVIVAEHARDLTDPDSVRAEVARAVRAAVARSHAIAVHDFVFAAPDTVPHTTSGKVARPACRERYLRGQWPAKPAQRKGTDGA
- a CDS encoding type I polyketide synthase, with translation MTAAGRQDDTPAAHVALPGAGTPHTPPDPAELRVVLRELVASMCGVPAGELQDTRPLPEYGLTSRDAVDLSGRLEDLLNTSLPTTLLWENPTIEALLHHLAPPQEPGQDRRTAPEDDTPAADAVPIAVVGIGCRLPGKINGPEAFWQQLLAGTDAVGRVPDRRWRDFDNGTADTAAVLERTCRWGGFLDDVEGFDADFFGITPREAEVMDPQQRLLLEVGCEALDHAGIGAETLQGTATGVFVGISALEYGQLTTADVRRVTAWTSTGAAGSIVANRMSYLLDLRGPSMTIDSACSSSLVAVHQACRSLRSAESHTALAAGINVMLSPATTATFDQAGALAADGRCKPFDAGADGITRGEGCGVVVLKRLPDAHRDGDRILAVIRGSAVNSDGRSAGLMAPNPHAQRALLRSALRDARVQAADVDYVEAHGTGTLLGDPIEADALGDVLGQGRTSDRPLLIGSVKSNLGHLEGAAGIVGLIKTVLSLHHGRLPATLHFHRPNPHIDFTALALRVVTEPTPWPHRPHRPALAGVSAFGFGGTNAHVVLEQAPPQAMTARDENPTAHDETADSAAPHVLLVTARSKDRLRDVATSLAHRLASKDAPPLTDLAHTLAHLGRGPVSAAVVGRTTGDLVGALAALVREESVPGVIEAGTRAQRPGSRRAVFVFSGYGSQWSGMGRRLLQDEQAFAASVTRMDPAFAAELGTSLTDLITQEQSTSVDRVQPLLFGLQIALADTLRAHGVTPAAVIGHSMGEVGAAVIAGALTLRDGLRVMHHRSLHLTGIDEEHAGAMAAIELPDDERAEVLSRYPGVDIAVHASPRRCTVAGPSGPVRQLTEDLTAHGRLARLLAVGGAGHSRAVDPILPALREALGPLEARTPALAWYSTVLDDPRAPVRPDADYWCANARRPVRFEQAVTAAAADGHDLFVEIAPQPVAAVPLAETLAAVSPHDALVVPTLHKNGDDTVSLFTALTRLHLAGVTGPGQALWPSGKRAPVPTPPWRHVRHWFTAGRASSGTPARGGHALIGLRVDDPVTARTLWHGDVGTAQDRQQPRKLHGRPVLSLSDCAQLLFAAAVDMSRSDLTAVRIEDLVVHRWLALSASTPITTVWQPAGPHRAAVSIHSRSAAGTWLCHASARVVSAPHRLEDDRPHDADTAPPLHWQAGTDAQPAPGRRALAHLLDVLLHAPAAMEPAAADRNPREPVPAGEHAPSSLRSLQLQRTAVDDEYHIRCELSASGQGPADDEHDPHPQDGCWDIRAASGSGQADIEARGVQMRPVQRSEVPAPLDHITYDIQWTKTGAGVPRPPHSLLLLTDPRDADRHQLAAPLAAALDAKDMNVTTGEYHDDTIAALLDDWRHRAGTGRTAVAMLFNSRPPASETTLHEVQAAAHVARLLLSAPPQTPPPRLWLVTRNAVCAAPGEAPHPDQACLRGLIRAMALERPELRACLVDIAAQPALVDALVDDLVQELLADGDADEVAWRAGTRLVARLSPADLSEPYDNVPFARPDGAYILTGGLTGLGLATARRLAEHGAGRIVLNGRRAPGPQAEQALRELADLGTSVSVVQGDIADLDVAPRLVAAAEADGHVLRGVAHAAGVLHDRIVTDLQPRDIAEVFRPKVIGALRLEAATDDHDLDWWLSYSSAAALFGSPGQAAYAAANAWLDAMAHRRRAAGRPATAIAWGPWAQVGGAPDNPALPLEPIGLAEGLDALQALLTCGRPYTGVVHLDALQALQAFPGLQALPFFADVLSDEAGPGEDWVGPQGIAGLGDAAARRVLERLAERTAAVMGFAAHDLNDDVALTDLGLDSLMTVRIQNAARHDFAVEVPPTLLLRGATLRDLGAAVLSELQLRPAGPASPAQPPPAAQDRPRPAAHGTPPPLPTAIGPRDAAERLVASVWGHVLGVRPDSVDDDFVAVCGGPHAVRALTEGIRRRLGDTDVALTEEQVLDGPTVAAIADLIRPAVNGTGNLIVRTLRQAPQGSRRPPLFTFHPAGGPTSVYRPLVQLLRADQSVYGFERVDEAASLEEKATRYLGIIKDLQPEGPYRLLGWSFGGCLAYEVACQLREQGQEVGFLGLIDTILPAALPGLDSQMLLERFGRFVEYIEHTYGHRLELPYEELAGTADEEQIDVVMRLLTEAGISMSQGILEHQRTSYIDARVGERYRPRPYEGHVVLYRAQEAQALTTALDPRYLRSEADLGWAPLCPSLEVVPVQGDHLSLIDPPQVEVIAEHLTQALEAGSG